CTCTCCTCCTTCACCACGACCGCGAGCATCGAGTACGCCTGCACACCCGAGCTGTCCCCGCTGGTCACGCAGGTGGCGCGGTTCGACAACCGGTCCGGCCACGCACTGCTCGCCGGACCCGTCGACCTGATCCTCGGCAGCGGATTCAGCGGTCGCGGCACACTGGACTTCACTGCTCCCCACGCCCCCGTCGAACTCGCCTACGGCAGCCGCGACGACCACCGGGTCGTCCGGCACACCGAGGAGACCCGCGACACCGCCGCGCTCACCCAGCGGACCGTGGTCACCCGCACTGTCCGCCTCCATGTGTCCCGGTTCTCCTCCCCCGGTGAGCACGGCGACCGGGCGATCGTCCTGCGCGAACGGATCCCGGTCTCCGAGGTCTCGGCGGTGGAGGTACGGCTGCGTAAAGAGGCCTGCTCTCCCGCCCCCGACACGGTCGACGCCGATGGCATCGCCGGCTGGAGCCTGGCCCTGCCACCCGGCGGCCGACGCACCGTCACCCTGGTGTACGAGCTGTCGGCGAGCGCGAAGGTCGCCGGGCTGTGAACCGCCGTCCGGAGATCACTCGTCGTTCACCCAGCGCATGAGCCGCTGGAGCGGGTAGAACCCGTCGTGGGAGAGACCCGGTGGCATGCCGCCCGCCCCGCCCAGGGACACCACGCGCTGGACGCCGGCGCAGGCGAGGGCGTCGCGCAGCTCCGCCTTGCGGGTGGGGGGATACACGCCGACCGTCTGGGTGGCGACCCCGGCGTGTCCGACGGCTTCGGAAAGATCGGCGACCGGGACGACGTCGACGATCTTTCCGTCGGGGTGGAAGTCCACCGGTTCGGGCGAGCGGATGACCAGTCCTCGGCCGTCGTAGCCGCCCCACACCCGGTACTCGGGCGCCAGGGAACGCAGTACGTCGATCTCCTCGCGGAGTCCCGCCGCCACCCGCGGGCCGTCGGCCGAACTGAACTCCCTTGCCACTCCCAGGCGTTCGCAGAGCAGGGCGGCATAGCGGTCGGCGTCGTCCCGGGAACCCTCGACGAACTGGAAGCGGCTGGCCACGCACGCCTGCTGGTTGAAGAACGTGGCGTCGGCGGCGCCCGCCTCGGCTGCTCGGGCCAGGGTCTCGGGGGACTCGAACGCCTCGCGGCCGATCAGCGAGATGGATGTCTTGGGGTCGAAGGAGACCAGCTCGAATCCCGGGCCCACGTATCTCAGGGCGCCGCGGATGGTGGCCTCGCCGCCCCAGGCGACCAGCTTGTCGAAGAACTGCGGGCGGAACAGCACGCTCTCCACCGTCTCGTCGCCGCCGCGCCAGTACACCGCGGAGAACGAGCGCACCACAGGGTGACCGGGCGCCACCGCGGCCATCGTCCGCAGGATCGCGGTGGCGGTGAACAGGTCGTTCGACGGTAGCTTCAGGAGGTTGACGCCCTTGGTGAGGGCGCCGCGCACGACGGACATCGCCGCGACTCCGGGCGCGTTGCCGGCGATGATGTGCACCAGGCGTGGCGGGAACGCGCGGACGGCGGCCGTCCGGTCATCGGGCAGTCCCACCTCGCGCCAGCCGTCGAGCACGTCCGTCCCGCCGAGTTCGTGGTCGATCTGGGCATACAGGTTGGGTCGTCGGAAGCTGCGCCACAGCACGGCGTAGGCGCGCTCGAGCACCTGCGCCGGCAGCGGGCTGACGCGGACCATACGCTCCAGCGCCTCGGCGAGCAGGCCCGCGCGGTCCGCGCGGAGGGCCTCGCCGGTCTCCACCAACAGGTCGACGATCTCCGCGACGGGCACCTGGAAAGCGGGGCCGGGTTCGCTGCGGGGCCACACCAGACGGTCCAGGTCGAGGGCCGGTGCGGTGAAGGCCGCGCCCGGGCGGCCGTGGGTGGTCTGGGCGCCGTGGTCGACCTCGCCGCGGACGATGTGGACGACAGCCACCGAACCCGCCGCAGTGCCGGCCACGCCGTCGAGCGTCGTGTCGCTCATCCGTGGATCATCCCCCGCACATAGGAGTCGAGAGTCGCGGCGCAGGTGATCTTGTCATCGCCGCCGAGGTCGCCGTAGCGCTGGATGTCCGGCAGGACGACCGGTCCCGCTCTGCCGCACTCGCACGGGGAGAAGTCCACCAGGACGCGGTCGCCGCTGATCAGCCCGCCCCAGCGGCCCTCCAGGGAGACGTCGAGGAAGGCGAACCGCCCTTCCACGACGCCGTGTTCGGCGTTCAGCAGTGTCTCGCCCGGCTCGTCGAGCACCAGGGGGATCACCCACGGCGGTATGTGGTACCTGCTCTTCTCACAGGCGAGGCAGGAGCCCTGGAGCTCCGTCATGCCGTAGCTGCGCACGCGCCGTACGCCGGCGTAGAAGGCGGCGAACTGCTGCTGGTAGTCGTCGGGCAGCGCGCGGCCCTTGTTGCCGCCGCCGCTGAGCACCAGCGTGTCCGGGTGGAGGCTCCCGTCGGGCACACCGCGGGCGCGCAGCGCCTGGATCAGCGAGAACTGCTGGTTGTTCATGCCGGCGATCAGCAGCGGCTCGTCGCGGTGCGCGGCGATGTCCTCGACGATCCGGGCCAGGGCCGCGCCCAGTTCCCGCTCGCGGGTCTCGGACGCGGACTCGAAGGAGCTGATCTCCCGGGGGGTCGCGGTGCCCTCCGCCATCCGGCGGCGCAGCAGCGCGCTGCTCATCAGCTCGGACACCCGCATCGGGTCCTCGGTCAGCAGCCGGGTTTCCTCGGGCCGCGCGAAGACCTCGGCGTGCCACCGGAAGCCGTCGATGGAACGCATCGGGCCGCTCGCCGGTGCGAGCAGATAGCCGCGGCGGACGGGCTTCGGCGGGAGCGGGTCCGGCCAGCAGGTGAGCTGCTCCAGGATGTCGTGCAGGAAACTCAGGTCGCTCGCGTCGCAGTTGAGGAAGGAGACCTTCCCGGAGGTGCCGCTGGTGATGTACGGGCGGTGGCCGGCGGCGGTGACACGGTCCGTCCATTCGTCGATGTCGCGCACGCCGTCCACGTCCACGTCGTCAGGTTCGACCGCCGAGACGGTGGTGTACCAGCGCAGGAGCCGGTCCCATCGGCCGGCGGTGATGAGGGAGACGGGGTACGACTTGTAGCTGGTGTGCGAGAAGAGCAGCGGCACGAGGTCGTCGAGACTCGTGATCTCGCGGACGCCGGTCTCCTCCGCCCGGGTACGCAGCAGCGGGATCCGCTCGCGATGGGCGGTGAAGGTCTCCCGCGCGGCCTCCAGCCGCAACTCCTTCAGCTCATCGGCGGGTTGGTCGAAGGGGTCGCCGGACAGTACGAGGGATCGGATCTGCTCGCGGGCGCTTGCCACGGCATTCACCTCAATCAGTTGCATGAATTGTCTTTTCCGCGAGGTACGACGACTCGATCGCGTCCAGGTCCGCGCGCAGTTCCGCCGGGGTGCCGGTCATGGTGACGCGGCCGCGGTGCAGGACATACACGCGGTCCGCGATGTCCAGCACCTTGCGCACGTGCTGTTCGACCAGCAGCGCTCCCATTCCGCGGTCCGCCGCCTCGCGTACGGCGCGCAGGAGCCGGTCGACCACGAGCGGGGCCAGGCCCAGCGACAGTTCGTCCGCGAGGAGCATCCGGGGGGCACGGCACAACGCGCGGGCCAGCGACAGCATCTGCTGTTCGCCGCCCGACAGCATGCCCGCGCCGGTCCTCAGGCGCTTCGCGAGCTCGGGGAAGAGCTCCAGCGCCTGCTCCGTCGTCACCCGGCCGACCCGCAGGTTGTCCGCGGTGTCGAGCCGGGTGAAGACCGCCCGCTCACCGACGTACGCCAGGCCCTGCCGGGCGCGGCGGTGCAGCGGTGCGCGGCTGGGCTCGCCCAGCCAGTGTGCCTCGCCGTGCATCGGGAGCAGGCCGCCGGAGAGCGCCCGGAGGGTGGTGGTCTTGCCCGCGCCGTTGGGTCCGAGCAGGGCGACCACCTCACCGGGGCGGACCTCGAGTTCGAGGTCGCGTACGACGGGTCGGCTGCCGTATCCGGCGGACAGGGCGCGGGCTTCGATCAGGGGCACATCGGTGTCGTGCACGGGCTCTCTCCTCAGCCGGACGACGCGGCCGTCAGCACCTTGCGGACGTCGACGAAGGTCGATCCGGCCTTGGCCCACTCGATCTTCCCGTCGTGGATGGTCAGTTCGGTGGCGGTGGTGTTGTGGATGCGGTTGAGACCCTTGATCGGCAGGGCCGTCGCCGCCTTCCAGGTCAGCGGCGGCGTCAGGCCTCCGGTGTCGATGCCCGACGTGGTGTCCAGCTCCTGCACCAGCGCCTTCGCCGTGATCGTCGGCAGCCGCTTCACGGCCTCGGTGAAGACCTTGAAGGCCACCCAGGTGGTCCCGTTGGCGCCGTTGGTGGTGTCGATGTCCTTGTCGCCCTTGGTGGCTGCGAGGAAGTCCTTCCAGGCGGCGTCGGAGGTCGGCGGGTAGTAGCCGGTGATCGCGGAGCCCTCCAGGGGGCTGCCGCTCCCGCCGGTGCTCTCGGCCAGCTGCGGGGTGAGGTTGCCGACGACGCTGCCGAGTCTCGTCTTGGCGCCGGACTGCACATAGGACTTCACGAACAGGTCCGAGTGGGTGCCCAGGATGACGCTCACGCAGTCGCTGCCCTTGGTCGCGGCGGCCACCTGCGGGGCGAGGTCGGTGGCGGTGACCGGCACCTTGAGGTCCTTGGGCGCCGATCCTCCGGCGGAGGTCACGCCGAGGGTGAGGAACTGCGAGACGATGGCGGCGGCCGCCAGGTCGTACCGCACCCCGGAGATCTTCTCGCAGCCCTGCTCCACCAGCTGACGGCCGTGCGCCGCGAAGACCACCGGGGTACCGCCGTTGACCGGGA
The sequence above is a segment of the Streptomyces asoensis genome. Coding sequences within it:
- a CDS encoding acyl-CoA reductase, whose amino-acid sequence is MSDTTLDGVAGTAAGSVAVVHIVRGEVDHGAQTTHGRPGAAFTAPALDLDRLVWPRSEPGPAFQVPVAEIVDLLVETGEALRADRAGLLAEALERMVRVSPLPAQVLERAYAVLWRSFRRPNLYAQIDHELGGTDVLDGWREVGLPDDRTAAVRAFPPRLVHIIAGNAPGVAAMSVVRGALTKGVNLLKLPSNDLFTATAILRTMAAVAPGHPVVRSFSAVYWRGGDETVESVLFRPQFFDKLVAWGGEATIRGALRYVGPGFELVSFDPKTSISLIGREAFESPETLARAAEAGAADATFFNQQACVASRFQFVEGSRDDADRYAALLCERLGVAREFSSADGPRVAAGLREEIDVLRSLAPEYRVWGGYDGRGLVIRSPEPVDFHPDGKIVDVVPVADLSEAVGHAGVATQTVGVYPPTRKAELRDALACAGVQRVVSLGGAGGMPPGLSHDGFYPLQRLMRWVNDE
- a CDS encoding ABC transporter ATP-binding protein, encoding MHDTDVPLIEARALSAGYGSRPVVRDLELEVRPGEVVALLGPNGAGKTTTLRALSGGLLPMHGEAHWLGEPSRAPLHRRARQGLAYVGERAVFTRLDTADNLRVGRVTTEQALELFPELAKRLRTGAGMLSGGEQQMLSLARALCRAPRMLLADELSLGLAPLVVDRLLRAVREAADRGMGALLVEQHVRKVLDIADRVYVLHRGRVTMTGTPAELRADLDAIESSYLAEKTIHATD
- a CDS encoding ABC transporter substrate-binding protein; its protein translation is MNDSRRRRTAAASCLAVTGALLAAGCGGEASGSSAETSSLKGTPVKVMVWTPEDTQGSAQPGVRLTAQAYEKWINANGGIKGAPLKVLTCNEKNDPDEAEKCAQQAVAEKVVAVVGSYSLAGDRYMPILEKAGIPYLGGTGVSAAEFSNPLSFPVNGGTPVVFAAHGRQLVEQGCEKISGVRYDLAAAAIVSQFLTLGVTSAGGSAPKDLKVPVTATDLAPQVAAATKGSDCVSVILGTHSDLFVKSYVQSGAKTRLGSVVGNLTPQLAESTGGSGSPLEGSAITGYYPPTSDAAWKDFLAATKGDKDIDTTNGANGTTWVAFKVFTEAVKRLPTITAKALVQELDTTSGIDTGGLTPPLTWKAATALPIKGLNRIHNTTATELTIHDGKIEWAKAGSTFVDVRKVLTAASSG